The genome window TACATTGCAGTCTCCATCTTCAGAGTTATGAGCCCCAAGTCTGAGGGTAGTCCTTATATACCCTCAGAGGTGACggtgaaggggggggggttacTTAGCCAATCGGGTTTTTTGATTcatcaattgattaattgaaaaaccgTCAGGACCGTGTCCCAGATAGGGTTCACTTGATATCTTCTATTCCTGTTGAAGTTGTTAAAATTTTGATGGAGCTCGAGGCCCCTCgatattttctttcaaaataTCCTTTAGATTCGGTCAAGGTCCTCGCCTGATCATACTGAATGGTATGTCCAATCTCCATCCGGTGTTCAACAAGAGCAGACTATTCAAAGTGAGCATATTTGAGCGCCGTTGGTGTTTTTTGATCTTTCTTTTGGGTTCTTCAATGTACACTTTTCCGTATGAGCAGAGGATCTCGTCCGCCCTTGATGTCCTTAGAGGTGGTCTCGGATTCAATATTGCCCCTTCTTTACGTGGAGAAGTGTTTCTAAGATGTggggaatatttattgaatattttggggTTTATTGAATACAGATGATGGAATTCAATAACCATAACTGGCATTTTCCTAATGATTTCTCTGACTTTTTGGAAccgaagaaattttttagtcGATAAGTaacacatttttaattttttggcaatcgaaaaaaaaattgaattactaattttttatttatttaataaaatttctgaATGAAAGCTAGTCAGAATCTTTGGAGGAAAGCTCAATTATTAGTGAGGAATTTAATACAAATTACTGAGTACTCAGTAAATTTCTTACTGAtagcaatttttcatttcattttcacacATCTTAGGCGGAGAATGGGAAAGTTTCTAAATTCCAATGGTATGCAATCAAGTTATTAAGTATTACCTAAAATATCATGAAAATCTGAGGTTGCCACATAATTTACACTGATCATTGAGAGTTTTCAGTTGTAAAAAATCGGTTGTCGGTTTAACACTAGTGGTTGAAATGACTTTTCAAGTGAATATGAGAAGCTCACATCAGGTGTTGAGTCGCTTCTCAAACTTTTCtttgacattatttttaagGAAAAGAAATGTGAAACTTACCAGACTATGTCGTTTTTCAGACACAAATTTGGGAAGAACTTTCGACTAAAGATTTCGATTGTCTAATGACTTTCTATAGTTTCTGGAAGTGACAAAAATCATTGTGATTTAGAAATTCGAGAGGACCTACAGCGAGCACTTGAGGTCATCTTCAGTGACCCAAAAGGTTCAATTTGAGTATGCCTGGTGTTTAGTGAGGAGCAGATATCCAGGAGACATCAGAAAAGGAATCGTACTGCTCGAGGATTTATTCAGCAATTACGGAGACAGTGAAAAGAGGGATTGCCTGTATTATTTAGCCATTGGGAACGCCCGAATCAGAGTAAGAATCTgtctgtttattaaatataacacagatcgagaaatttttaattttgctttCTCTAAAAGTGTAACAAATCGCGTTATACATATTCTGATCAGCAGTGCTATCCCTCTGAATTTAAAGTAGCTCTaccattttaataaattcaaagattatcGAAAAGTACTCAAACTTTATTAGTGAACTCATAACAGTTAATAGGACTTCATTCGTTCTCGTTGATGATGCGTCATTAACTATCTCATTATTTCAGGAATACAGTAAAGCCTTGCACTATGTCAGGGCATTCCTTCAGGTAGAACCTGGGAATCAACAGGTCCAACATTTGGAGggtttgattaaaaaaaaaatggaaaaaggtATGTGCTCTCATGTAAATATCATTCAACATTTTCTTTACTAAGTCACTGACGCGAGGAACATTTCCGTGGGGAACGGAAATCATTTACTATTATAGCCCTCCCCTCTTGCCTCTCGACCAAATCAGGCATTATCAGCTTTTCGTTTATTGCAATTATTTCAACATATAAATTGAAAAGTCCAGGTTCCACATTTTtactttttactttttttcagcatatttttattatttttgggcACCTCCTGCAGATAAAATAGCAAAACAGAAACTGTCTATTCATAAtagttgattaaaaattaaccaATCGATTTTTAGGGAAAACACGTCCTAAACAGTTTCGTCCTCTTACAATGACTCTCCTGGATGGAATTAAAGACGAGATAAATTGAAAacgtcaatttaattttattatatagtATATTTTCTGAGATGGAACATTCAGAGAGAGTTCAGAGACTTTGAGTTTATCCAAACTGTATCAAATCCTTTCCAGTTTTAcgtttcaataaattaaatttcaataaattatgagacaaaacaaaaaatcaataaagaaGAGAATTGAAGTAACACCGAATTAAGTTCTTGCGGTCTGCTTAAGTTATCAATTCTTAATAATacaatataattataaatctTGCCTGTTTTCTATGTTTTCAGAAGGACTAGTAGGTATGGCAGTAGCTGGTGGAGTAATTGTGGGTCTTGCAGGCCTCTTGGGCCTAGGGATTGCAATGGCCAAAAGCTCCAAATCTTAGCCAATGAATTCTTCGCAGTTCTGAATGACGATGCTTGTACCTGTACCAAAAACTACTGTAAAGAAAATTCGAATACCATCGAAGGTCCTCAAGAATCATCTCCGGAGATGTTGAAGTAATCACACAATTGAAGAAATCATTAGTGAAGTTTTAAGCTGCAGAAGATGGACTAGATTTTATCTATCTTACTTTGGTAATATCTCCAAAGCTTTCAAACGAATgccaaaagatttttttttagacaattAAGTCCCTGAAAACTATCTTGTGACATTTCTTTCTAAATCGAATCATTATCGACATAATTACGTGATTAACAAATGTGGTGTTGAGTCGATGAGTGGCAGGACCGTTTTGTTAACTAGgtaattattttcctcatAAGTGATTTAAGAACAAAATTTATGAGAACTTTTTTTGTGAACAACTGATTTGTTAGCAAAAAACTTCTGCGGTATTTCCTCTTGAAAATCTTCCCTTAGAAGCTATGCAAAAAATACTTAGGATACTCTCATCTGAAGCTCATCACTTGACTATAACatcagaaaattcattgaaaaaattgggtTTTAAGTATTGGAGACATTCCAAACGccacgaaaaatgaaaaaattctctcgtcTTCTTATTTTTCCGTTTTGTACAGCTTTCTTAAGTTATTTGaacgattatttaaaaaaatcaaaaaagaaatataaaatgGATTAACTAACATATAATAAGAAGAGGGGGATTAACTATGTGCTTGATTGATATACCGCAGCATTGATgtacttgaaatttttctataaacaCCAAAATGAAATGCCAATTctcttcatgaataatttttcagttgattgaaatgaatgaaaaatttaatattccgGTGAAAGATTGCAAAGATTTCCAGAACCATTGTACTAAACATGAATTGGTAGTTTTTTCGCGATTGGAAATGTTAAtcatatgattttttatttgttccaatgatttttgtaacttgacgaaaataaaatgtttcaaGTTTCAATACATTCACTATATAAGAACTTCCTATTGGTGTTATTGTTAGTAATTTTGGATTCGAAAAATGAACGATTGAAAATTCTGTTCAAATTGGAAGAATCAAGCATAGAAATAAAACTACATGTCACGGCCATGAATACTTCTAGTCAAAGGTTATTAATATCGTTGTtcctttgatttttatgatttggTCATCAGAACGTACTGAGGCACATCGACGGAATGTACGAAGCATAGTTGTATCACCATACACGGGAGTGTATCGGCTAAGTGACCATTTTGAACAGCGATCATTGTCTCACTTTCTTATAATTTCaactttacatttttttgacACATCAATCTTGTTATTTTAAAGTGTCTTTACTCTGTAATGTTATACTTTTAGATTGACTCTTTAACATAATTATACATTTGTTCGATATAGTTGTAGTCTTTAGTGTTCGTGAATTTTGTTGTGGTGTAAAGAGAAGAACAGTTCTTGGTTCTcagttttttattcaattttcttctctGTTCATGATACTTCGGGCAGTTCCATAAAATACGATCAAAATCCTGTGATTGTGCACTGGAGAGACATTTGGGACAAATGATGCTTATTCTATACAAGGAGGCTCcaagattattattattaatttttgaagtgaaactaCTTTGCGCTCGTTGGGCTGTAAATCCAacacaaaaaaacttttgtgaaaaaatttcgccaagttgacgttttattggctgatcctattttccaaaaaaaaaatggttacttttgtttacaaaaaaaacttgaaataaaaaatacgccaagcacatcgttcacaatggggaacttgcatgatttttttttattttttttttacatagttaatggtcctaataatagatttttcatgaaaaaacatttaaaaaatcgtttaacaattaattatcgattgttcaaaaagtgaaattttcaaatgctccaaaagttgtcatgacgtcatcaggcgGGTCCTATACTTCCGCATGTGACGCCATCTACCGGATCATAGATTCCTACCGTCGGTATGTCAAATTTACCTAACCCTAACTGATTAAACCTATTTAAACTGATTTAACGTTAACTGATTAAAACACTCACAAATACTCCAAAATGTCAAATGACagtaaaaaagttaaaaaacaaccatacaaatattgttttgtaccATCGTGTGCGAACTCAACTGTGTCAACACCGAATTAAGTGTTTATAACAATTCCTACgtgcaaaaatattcgaaaattgtGGTGTGAAGCCGCAGGTTATTCTCGCTCATTACTGGGCAGAAGTGACATTTAACAATATAACCTCTACTGTTTGTTGACACCGGCTGacgtttagaaaaatattagtGCTGTCATCTAGCGGCTGCAATAAGAACCCGGAGTCACCGCCTGATGACGTCACGAGCGTTaaaaagtggttcaaaattatgcaattttcgattgattgttaaaaaaaaactgcaatgagttagaatgcattttttattggagAGTATTCCA of Diachasmimorpha longicaudata isolate KC_UGA_2023 chromosome 3, iyDiaLong2, whole genome shotgun sequence contains these proteins:
- the LOC135161045 gene encoding mitochondrial fission 1 protein gives rise to the protein MEDVLDEIVSSEDLKKFERTYSEHLRSSSVTQKVQFEYAWCLVRSRYPGDIRKGIVLLEDLFSNYGDSEKRDCLYYLAIGNARIREYSKALHYVRAFLQVEPGNQQVQHLEGLIKKKMEKEGLVGMAVAGGVIVGLAGLLGLGIAMAKSSKS